GAGTGATCTGGCGCATGCGGCGGGCCAGCCAGCCGTCGACGAAGTCCAGGACGCTGGCGAGGATCGAGAGCAGGATCGGCGCGAGGATCAGCCCGAAGACCAGAAACAGCACCGCCGCGACCAAGGCCAGGGCCAGGCGCAGCGCGCTGACGGCGTTCGGCCAGGTCCGGATGCGCCCGTAGCTTGGGTTCTTGCGGTGCTTCACGGATTCAGCCTAGCACGCTGGTGACCGGCCGGCAACGACTAGAAACTGCAGTCGGCGCTCACCGAGTCGCGCCAGGGGTCGTAGAGCACGTCCGCCGGATCCGTGCCCGAGATGCTGATGCGGCCGACCACGCCGCCCTCGCTGAGACCGTCGCCCCAGTAGTTGCAGCGGGCGTCCACGGGCGCGGGGTCGGTGCCGTAGCCCCCCCCGACCGCGATGGCCACGCCCGTGCCGTAGAACGAGTTGTAGTTGAGCTGGGGGTAGCTCGCGGCGAGGTTGACGATGGGCGCCGCGACGTCCGTCATCACGTTCCCCGTGCAGGGGCCGGTGCTGCCGCCGCGGAGGATCAGGGACGACTCGCTGCCGTCCACGAAGGTGCAGTTGTGGATGTCGACCTCGCAGTCGTCGGCCACCACGCCCTGCGCGAAGCCCTCGATGCGGCAGCCCGACACCGCCACGCCGCCGAAGCCGGCCACGACGCCCTTCTTGCAGTTGAGGAAGTAGACGATCGACACCAGGGCCGGGTCCTGGGTGCCCAGCGCCAGCGAAAGGCCCACGTTCGCGTTGTAGATGTTGCACCACTCGAGATTCGCCGCCCTCGCGCCGGCCTCCATGCTGACGCCCAGCCAGTAGTCCTGGAGCGTCGTGGGCGCGGCGTAGGGCTTGAAGGTGATCTGCTGGGTCGAGGTACCCAGGGCCTCGAGCTCACCCAGCACGCTGAGCTGGCTGGCCGACTCGCACCAGATCGTGGTGCCGGGAGCGATGACCAGCTTCACGTCCACGGGGATGTCCACGGGGACCTTGAGGATGTAGAACGGCGAGTCCGCAGTGCTCCAGGTGATCGTGCCGTTCACCGGCGTGCCGTAGTCCGCCGCCGTGATCGCCCGCCCCACCGCGAAGCTGCGGTCGCGGCTGCCGCTGAGATCGCCGTCGCTGGCCGTGCAGGTGACGGTGAGGTCCCCGTACTGGTCGGCGGGGACGTCCCAGAGGACCGTCTTGGCGGCATTGTTCACGCCGTGGAAGTTGCCCGGACCGCTCCAGCTCAGGGTGAGGGCGTCGCCGTCCACGTCGGCGGTCTGGGCCTGCAGGGTGACGTTGAAGGACCCGGCGGCGACCACGGGCTTGTCGCCGAGGATGCTGATCTGGGTCACCTGCGGCGCGTGGTTGCTGTCGTCGGGGGGCGTGGGGTTGCTCGCGCAGCCCGCCAGGCCGGCGGCGAGGAGGAGAACGGCCGGCGCGACGGTGCGCCAGCGGCGAAAGCCCTTGAGACGTGCGGATCTGCTGCGCATACTGCGTCCACCTCCGAGTTGCTCGTCCAAAGATAGGGCCTGCGCCACGGCCTGACAAAGCTTTTCGAGGAGAGAGATGCCCCTCCAGCGCCCCCTCCGCCGCCTCGCCCTCGCGCTCGGACTCTGGCTCGGGCTCGGCCTCGGTGCGCCGCTTCGCGCCGAGGAGCCGGCGGGCGAGCCCGATCTCGTGATCGTCCACACCAACGATCTCCACGCCCACTACCGCAGCTTCCCCGACCGCCAGGGCGCGCTCAGCGGCGGCTTCGCCCGGCTCGCCTGGCGCATCGGGCAGCTGCGCGAGCGCTACGGCGACCGGCTGCTCTATCTCGACGCCGGCGACCTCTTCGTGGGCACGCCGTTCTACCACGTCTACCGCGGCGCGCTGGGCATGGCCCTGCTAGACCGCATGGGCTGCGACGCCATGGCCCTGGGCAATCACGAGCTGGACGACGGGAGCGTCAACTTCCTGCGCGCCGCCGTGGGCGCGCGCTTCCCCCGCCTCTGCGCCAACCTCGACCTGCCCGACGGCACGCCGTTCCTGCCCGCCAGCACGCTGCTCACGGCGGGCCCGTGGCGCGTGGAGGTCGTGGGACTGATCACCCGCTCGCTGCCCGAACTCAGCGCCGAGGCGATGCGCGGGGAGCTCCTGGTCCAGCCGCCGGCGGAGGCCCTGGCCGACTGGCTCGCGGCCCCACGGCCCGCCGCCGACCTGCGCGTGGCGCTCAGCCACTGCGGACTCGGCGAGGATCGCGAGATCGCCGCCGCCGTCCCCGCGGTGCCGGTGATCCTCGGCGGGCACAGCCACAGCTTTCTGAAGGACCCGGAGCGGGTGGGCGACGTCACCGTCTGCCAGACCGGCTGCTACGGCTACAACCTGGGCGTGCTCGAGTGCCGGCGCCGGCCCGACGGCAGCTGGGACCTCCGCGATCGCCTCGAACCGGTCACGGCCGACTGGCCAGAGGACCCGGCGATCGCGGCGCTGATCGCCGAGGCCGGCGTGCCCGTGGACCGGGAGATGAAGACCGTGCTCGGCCTGCTGCCGGAGGCCTTCGACGGCGCCGGCAAGAGCGATGGCGCCGACCCCCTCGGCCAGCTCCTGGCCGAGCTGATGCGCCGTGCGGCGGGCGCCGACCTCGGCCTGCAGAACGTCGGCGGCTACCGCACCTTCCTGCCCGCCGGTCCGGTGCTGCGCGAGAAGCTCTTCGAGCTGCTGCCCTTCGACAACCGGGTGCTGCGTCTGCACATGGACGGCAACGCCCTGCGCGCGCTCTTCGACCGCCTGGCCGACAACCGCGGCGGCTATCGCTACGCGCAGGTCAGCGGCGCGGACTACACGGTGGCGGACAGCCTCGCGCTCTCCATCCGCGTGGGCGGCGAGCCGCTGGTCCCGGATCGCGACTACACCCTCGCCACGCTCGACTTCCTCTTCGGCGGCGGCGACGGCTACGGCGAGATCCTCCATCTCGCCAGCCAGGTGGACACGCTCGACGTGGTCGCCCGCGACCTGCTCGAGGAGGCCCTGCTGCGGGGCGAGCAGCCGCGCCCGAGCGACTTCCCCGCGAACGTCCACGTCGAGGACTGACCCCGCAGCCCACGCAACGAAAACGGGGGAGCCACCGGCTCCCCCGTCCTCTTGTCTTCTCTGCTTCCGCCCGCGAGCGAGCCTTGTGTCCGGGTCGCGCCCCTCTGCCCGCGAGCGAGCGGGTGCTTGGGCCGAGTGCCTCACGAAGTGTGAAGCGAGGCCAAGCACCCGCGAGCGCTACTTTAGGAGCACCATCTTCTGCGAGTGCACCACGTCGCCCATCTCCACGCGGGCGAAGTAGATGCCGCTCGCCACCGGCGCGCCGGTGTCGGACTTGCCGTCCCAGACCACGCTCTGCTGGACGCCCCGCGACAGCGGTCCGTCCTGCAGCGTCGCGATGCGGCGGCCCTGGATGTCGTGGATGCTCAGCGTCACCGGCAGCAGCCCCTCGCCCGCGGGCGTGACGAAACGGATCGTCGTGCTCGGGTTGAAGGGGTTGGGGTAGTTCGCGAAGAGCAGGCCGTCGGGCGCGCTCACCGGGAGGTCGTCGCCGCCGGTGTTCTGCTCCTCACGCGTGAAGACGCCGGTGCGCCCCGGATTGGCGCGGAACATCTTCCACTGCGCCAGACCGTTGCGATAGAAGGCCGGCATGTTCCAGACGTAGACGTAGGCGTCCCACCCGTAGAGGGCCACGTCGACGCTGAAGTCGCCGTCCAGGTCGTCCACCGTGGGACAGCTGCGCAGCTCGGCCTCGGTGAGGATGGGGAAGCCGGGCATGTCGGTGGCGTCAGCCTCGAAGGCGTAGAGGTAGCCGGTCTCCATGCCGAGCATGATCTCCAGCTCGCCGTCGCCGTCGAGGTCCACCACCACCGGGCTCGCCTCGCTGCTCTCCTCGAAGTGCAGCGGCCAGCCGGGGCGCGTGACGCCGTTGTTGTCCAGCACGGTCAGGTTCATGCTCGTGTAGGCGACCACTCCGCCCGCGACGATCTCCATCTGCCCGTCGTCCTCGAAGTCCACCAGCGCGGGACTGGGCGCGAGGCCCGCCGCGTTGCTCTGCAGGTAGACCGGGAAGCCGGGGCGACGGGTGCCGTTGTTGTTGATGACGTAGAGCGAGTCGTTCTCGCACAGGAAGACGATCTCGAGATCGTAGTCGCCGTCGAGGTCGCCCA
Above is a genomic segment from Candidatus Latescibacterota bacterium containing:
- a CDS encoding bifunctional metallophosphatase/5'-nucleotidase, which translates into the protein MPLQRPLRRLALALGLWLGLGLGAPLRAEEPAGEPDLVIVHTNDLHAHYRSFPDRQGALSGGFARLAWRIGQLRERYGDRLLYLDAGDLFVGTPFYHVYRGALGMALLDRMGCDAMALGNHELDDGSVNFLRAAVGARFPRLCANLDLPDGTPFLPASTLLTAGPWRVEVVGLITRSLPELSAEAMRGELLVQPPAEALADWLAAPRPAADLRVALSHCGLGEDREIAAAVPAVPVILGGHSHSFLKDPERVGDVTVCQTGCYGYNLGVLECRRRPDGSWDLRDRLEPVTADWPEDPAIAALIAEAGVPVDREMKTVLGLLPEAFDGAGKSDGADPLGQLLAELMRRAAGADLGLQNVGGYRTFLPAGPVLREKLFELLPFDNRVLRLHMDGNALRALFDRLADNRGGYRYAQVSGADYTVADSLALSIRVGGEPLVPDRDYTLATLDFLFGGGDGYGEILHLASQVDTLDVVARDLLEEALLRGEQPRPSDFPANVHVED